The sequence below is a genomic window from Candidatus Coatesbacteria bacterium.
CAGCATCCTCGGCGGGGTGACCGTCAGCCTGGTCTACGGCCGCGTGGACTACGACGACCGCAAGCGCGAACCCGTTCGCGTCAGGGCCAGCATCTCCGGCGGCGAGACCGGCCCCGACGACGAAGAGGCCGACGAGAACCGCGAGGCCCTGCCCCCGGGGGACGGCGGCGCCCGCTTGTAACCCCCCGTTCAGTGATCAACCGCCGCTTAACCAACGGCCCGGGTCGCCCCGGGCCGTTTTCTTACAGCCTTCGTCCACGCGACGTCAGGCCACCCCGCTTCGGCGGCGGCCGGCCAGCAGATCGGCGATCTCGACGGGCACGGCGGCGCGCTCGCGCCAGTAGTAGACCCGTTCGAATCCGGCGGCCCGCAGCAACTCCAGGCCCCGCCGGATCAACAACGGCCCGAAGCGGTTGATGCCGTGGGCGTCGGTGCAGACGGTCACCAGCTCGACCCCTTCCTCGCGGGCCAGCTTGAGACCCTCCAGGTTGGGGTAGGGTTCGGCCGGGGCCTGGCCCCAGCCGGCGACGTTGAGCTCGAAACCCGTGCCCGTCAAGCGACAGGCGCGGAAGACCGCCCGCAGCTCCTCCTCCCAACGCCGGGTCTGGAAGGAGCCGTAGAACAGCACGCCGTAGCGCTTGCAGATGTCGGGGTGGCCGAGGGCCTGGAACAGACCGCTCTGAGCGGCACCGTAAAGATGCTCGAAGTAGCGGCCGTAAGCCTCCTGCTCCGTCGTGGCGGCGAAGTACTCCAGGGCGCCGGAACGCGAGGTCAGATTGGCCTCGAGATCGTCGATGACGTGGACGCTGCCCAAGGCGTAATCGAAGGGCACCTCGTCGAGGTAGGCGGCGATCTCCTCCTCGCGGCTGGGGTAGTAGGTCAACTCGGCGCCGCGACCGATGAAGGTTCGCGGGGCCAACCGGCGCGCCTCGGCGAGGGCCGCCGCGTGCCCCGCCGCGTCGTAGTAGCCGCAGGACTTGTCCGCCGGATCCAGGTCCAGGTGTTCGGTGAACTCCAGGGCGATGTAATCGTGGAGACCGGCCAGGCGGGCGTAGTCGGCGGGCTCGGCCCGGGAATCGATCGAAAAGCGGCTGTGCAGGTGGGTGTCGAGCAAGCTTCTTCCCCGGTTGTTGTCCAGCGTTCGACGGTCTCGCAGCTTCTGCAGGAGACGTCGGTATCTTTGACGCTTCACGGGGCCAATGATAGAATACTCGGGCGGTTATTCGTAGCGCGACCCCGAAAAAACAGCCCCGCGAAACCGGACGCTCGGTCAACCAACGGCCGCCTGAACCGGCACGGTTTTTGCATCTCGGCGACCGCTGAAACGAGGATACCGGTGCGCCTCCGCAAAAACCGTGCCGGTTCAGGCGGCGCCGGGAAGGGCGTTAGGGGCGACAATGCTGGGGGGCTGTTTTTTCGGGGTCGCGCGGGACCGATTCGTCTTGAACTACGGCCGGAGGCGTGCGGATGGATCCCTGGGTCTGGGTGGTGTTGGGACTGCTGGCGCTGGCCTTTCTGCTCGGCGGTTATTTCCGGCGGCGCCGTGGCGGGGGATCGGAAGATAAGCCTTCGCCGCGGCGCGCGACGTTGACCGGCGTTCCGGTCGACGGACCGCCGGCGGAGAGCGAACTCAACCGGACGGCGTTGTTCGGGGAGGTCGTCGGGATCGGACGCACTCTGGACGCTCATCTGGCGCCGCTGGCCGACGCCCTGGGCGAGATCGGTGGGGACGATGTGGGCGGCTTGACCGGGGAGAGGCTCGACGAGCTGCTGCGAGCGGCCCGGCAGGCCGTGATCGACACCCTCGGCGCCGTCAATCGTCTGTTGCGGCGTCTGGATCCCGAGTCGTCGGCGTCCGCACGTACGGATACAGCGATCCGCTCGGGGAACGGCTTCGCTTTGTCGTTGGCGGATCCGGTTGTGCGGGGGGAATTGGAGAATGGATTGAACTCCCTGACGGCGGCCCTGGGGAGCTTCGATGAGGCCGAACGGGCCTTCTGGTTATCCTTCCGGAGCGCCGACGAGGCTGAGCAGCGTCGGCGGGCCCTGACCGCGGGGCGGCGGATGTCGTCCGTCCTGGAGGAGTTGCTGGAAGGTATCGACGAAATGGAAAGCTGGCTGCGGAATCGAGGTGCCGATGGATAACGATAAACGAATGGAAATGATCAAGGACGATTTCAAGGTGCTGGCCGTGGTGCTGCAGCGGGCCGGTCGAGCCTCGATCTGGGACGAGGCCAAGTATCACCTGCGCGAGGCCGCCGAGGTCGTCGCCCGCTTGAGCGCGAAAATCTAGGACGGCTCAGGGGCGGTAACCATTTCGGTCCTGCTGGTATGTTGCTGGTACCGTTGGCGGTCGTACCGCTGGTTGCCGGATAATTTCCCCCTTGCCAACTCGGAAATATGCCACTATAATGGATGATGCATCTACCATTGAGCTGCCCGCGAATTATGGAAGATTGCCAGAGTCCGGCTCTTCGACCGCTGCCGGACCCCATTTCGCGCCTTGCTCATCTTTCCGACCGCCCCTGACTGGAGGCATTATGCGCCGCTTGTTAACGACCCTGCTCCTCGTCGGCTTGTTGCTGCTGCCCGCCGCGGCGAGCGAGCAGATGACCCACGAGGCGATCATGGCCGATTACGAGGTCGGCAATATCAGCCGTTACGAGGAGCTGCTGAACCTGACCAGGATGCTCAAGGCCCCCGGCGAGCTGCCGGAGCGCTACCGGGTCTACGCGAACGACGAGCTCCGCGTCTCGGGTACGCCGATCGTCCTCTACGTGCGCGAGCATCTGGACGAGCTGCCCTACGAGCAGGCCGATTACATTGAGGAGCTGTTGTTGGCGCGGCCCTCGAGCGTCGGCTTCGTCGAATCCAGCATGTATCCGGTGCGGATGCACTACTACGACAACTCGCAGATCTCCGACGCCCAGGACCTGCTGAGTTACATCGAGCACTCCTGGAGCATCGAGACCAGCGACGGCGGTAATCCCGACCGGATGTGGCCGCCGCCGCCCGACTACGGCTACGACTACAGCGACGACTACGACTTCTACTTCGAGAACATCGGCGGCAGCGTGATGGGCTACGCCGCCCCCGAGCGTCGCTACACGCCTTACTCCGACCGATACGCCTACACCAGTTACATCGCCATCGACGTCGGCATGACCGAAAGCTACAACAAGTCCACCGCCTGCCACGAGCTGGCCCATGCCGTGCAGTTCGGCACGGACTTCGCCGACACGCGGCTCCACGAGACCGGCGCCGTCTACCACGAGGACGTGGTCTATCCCGGCCAGGGTCACGACTACAGCATGGTCGGCACCTTCCAGCGCGAACCCTGGAAGAGCATCATCACTTCGGGCGGGGACATCTGGGAGTACGGTAGCTGGATCTGGTACAAGTTCCTCGAGGTCCGGCATTTCGATCCCGACGGCGTCTGGTACGATCAGATGTACAAGGACGCCATCCAACCCACGGGAACCAACGACCCCAGCATCTTCGAGAGCCTCGACGACATGCTGGTCGCCAAGGGCTTCGACATCCGTCACGCCTTCACCGAATTCAGTGTCTGGCGCCTGTTCACCAGCATCTACCACGACAACTTCCACTGGCCCGTCAAGATCAACGCCGCCCTGAACATCGATCCGGCCAACCGTCACCCCGTCCAGTGCTACCCCCTGACCGACGGCTCCGTGGTCAGCGGCAAAGAACCGCAGAAGATGGGCATGAACGCCGTCCTCTTCGGCACCAACAACGATCACGAGATGTTCAACATCACCTTCGACGGCAAGGACGATAAGGAGTACGACGTCCGGATCATCGGCTACCGTGACGGCGTCGACGTCGAGAGCGATGTCTGGACGATGGACGTCGATAACGAGGACTCCTACGGCTCGATCACCATCCCCGACTGGTCGCCCTACGACTTCATCTTCATGATCGTCGTCTTCTACAACGACGGCAACCTGGATCCGGACGATCCGGACACGGGCTACTGGATGGGCAAAGGCACCTACACCTACACCGCCCGGATCACCGAGATGGATAGCGGGATCACCGACTTCAGCGGCGCGGCCCGTGACGAGGGCGTCCTGCTGAGCTGGACCCCGACTGACGACGGCCGCGGCTTCAACGTTTACCGCGACGGGGAGCGTCTCAACAGCCGACCCCTGGAAGCCGACACCGCCAACTATCTCGATCGCGACGCCGCCGGCGGCAGCTACACCCTCGGCGCCCTGACCGTCGACGGTCAGGAGGTCGTCTACGGACCCGTCGAGGTCGAGCCGAGCTACTCCGGCCGTGCGCTGAGCCTGGAGCAGAACTACCCCAACCCCGTTCAGGGCTCCACCACCATCAGCTTCGAGCTGCCCGAGCCCGACCGGGTGAGTGTCGCCGTCTACGATATCTCCGGCCGCCTGGTCTCCCTGCTGGCCGACGAGGAGTTCTCCGCCGGTCGCCACGAGTTGTACTGGGACGCTCAGAGCCGTCCCGCCGGCGTTTACCTCTACCGGCTGGAGACGGAGAACCAGAGCCTGACCCGACGCCTGGTCATCGACCGTTAAGCCGGTCAGGTTGTTGATGCGCTGCAACAACCGGGAAGCCCGTCGGCTTCCCGGTTTTCTTAATGGCGTCGTTCGGGCGGCCGGTTGTTCACCTCGCCGCCGCGCTGTGGTATCGTTAGACTAGAGTGTCACCGAGCTGATCACGAGCTGATCGATAGTGAGGAACGGGTGAGACCACTATTCCGCGTCGCAACGACCTGCCTGTTGCTGGCCTGCCTCAGTCCCGCCGTCGGTGGCGAGATCTACTATCGCACCCTGGCCCAGACCAACACGCGGCCGTTGGGGATGGCCGGCGCTTTCACCGCCGTGCCCTGCGAGTTCGAGGCCGCCCTCTACAACCCGGCGACCTTCGTCCACGGTCAGGGCTTTGGCGGGGCCCTGGATCTGGGCCTGACCGGCTATTGGCTGTTTCGCGGCTTCGACGAGGAGGCGCGGCTGGAGGATGTCGAGCTCGGTGGTTCACCGGATTCGGACTACCTCAGCCTGGCCCTGTCGACCCTGGTGGGCTTCAAGTCCCTGTCGTACACGGCGGGCGGTTTCAGCGCCTTCATCAACCTCTGGGAGGCCGCCCTCCACCCGCCGGCGAGTTACGCCGACCCCCATTTCTTCCACGTCCGCGGCCTGTGGGCCAACCGCAGCAACACCCTGGGCGTCAACTACCGCTTCCGCGAAGCCGGGGTGGCCCTGGGGGCCTCGGCCAGCTACTACACCCGGGAGCTACCCGTCGAGGACGGCATCGAACCCGGGGGAGAGGAGCTCGAGCGCCGCAGCGGTTACGGCTTCACCTTTGGCGCCCTGTGGGAGTTCCAGCCTAGCTTTTTCGCGGGTGCGACCTTCGTCGAGCTGCCCGAGGGGCTTGGGGAGGCCCGCGCCGGGCTCGAGGGCCTGGGCGACGAGACGATCAACCTCGGCCTGAGCTGGCGGCTGCGTCCCGACGCGATTGTGGCCCTCGACGTGCGCAACCTGGTCAACGCCGGTTCCGCCGCCTTCCGTGAGCTGCGCCTGGGCGTCGACCAGCGCCTGCTCAACCACGTCACCTTCCGCGGCGGCTACGCCTACACCGCCGAGGAGGAGCACCTCTGGAGCCTGGGGCTGGGTATCGGCGACGGCCGTTTGGGGGCGGCCGGAAGCATCCCCACCAACCTCGTCCAGTCCAACTACGTCCTCAACTACGCCTTCGTCAAGAACCAGACGACCCTGGACGCCTACCACCTGATGAGCTTCATCGTCACCTTCTAGTAAAGCCGGGCCGGCCGTCGATGGTCTGTCGGGCGGCTCGGCGCCGGCCCGTCACGCTTCTTGCATCCGCCCCGGACCGTCTGCGGTCCGGGGCGGCAAGAAGGCGCGCCGGGCCTCGAGGGTTCCTTGCCGCCGCCGCGCAGTCCTGGTCCGCCGCTGGAATGTGTTACAATTAGCTTTCGAGTAGCGACATCCCGCCCGGGAGGTGAGGGGCGTGAAGAGCAGGAGCGTTTTGTTCGGCGTCGTCGCCGTGTTGCTGGCCGCCGGTTGCGCCCAGGTCGAGTTCAACCTGGAGCTGGTCGACACCAAGACGATGATGGAGAACCAGATCATCGGCTCCTACGAGGAGCTGGGCGAGGATGTCTGGCTGGTCTCCAACGTGCGTTCCGGCGAGGAATTGCCGCCGCTGGAGGAGCTGGCCGAGACCGATCCGGAGCGGGCCCGGGCGTTGACGGCCTACGCCGATTCCCTCTTCCTGGATGAGGAGCTGCGTCGGCTCAAGGCCGCCGGTCTGGTCGGCGAGACCGCCGAGGGCTATCTGGCGCTCACCCCCCTGGGGGTCGACGACCCCTTCACCGCCGAGTTGGTGGAGCGCGAGAACGCCAACCGGCGGATCATCTTCGAGCGCCTGGCCGCCGTCACCGCGGAGCTGAGCGCGCCCGACCCCGTGGCCGAGGTCGCCCGCACCTACGGCCGCCTGTTCACCGAGCGCCGCCTGCCCGGCTACTGGTACCGCGACGCGGCGGGCGGTTGGCACGTCGCCGATTGAGGACCCAACCGGGAGCATCGTGAGCAAGAAGAAAAAAAACAAGAAACCCCGCTTCACCGCCAAACGCGAAGGCGTGGCCTTCCGTCGTCACGAGTTCCAGAAGCTGCGCCGCCGGGCCGAGGAGTCGGTGCGGACCCTGGAGCGGCGCAGCCCCGACGTCGCCGAGGAGTTCAAGAAGAATCCCGAGAAACTGATCGAGGCCTTCGGCGAGCTGCTGACGGCGACGGATTGGCGCACGGTCCGTCTGGATCCCCGCGTCATCGCCAACTACGTCGGCCGCGAGCCCCTGCCGGAGCAGGGCGGTGACAAGGAGCTGGCCGCCTACGTCGACGAATGTCTGGACAAGATCATCGACGAGGGCGCCCGGGCCTGGTTGACGACCATCGGTCTCGGCGTGCAGACGGATCTCGTCGAGCGGGAGCGCGACCGGCTGGCTTGGGCCAACCTGTTCCTGCTCAACATGCTGGGCAACCGGGAGGCCCAGCCCCACACCATTCCCCTGCTGCACAATCTCTTCTGGGCCAGCTACAATGACTATCTCTTCCAGCGCAACATCCAGGCCTTCATCGGTCGGGTGCTCAACCCGGATCTGTTGACCGAGCCGGCCTACGCCGAGGCCCTGGCCGCCGACTGGGAGGAAGGCGGCTTGAACCTCGAGGCCCTGGCGGAGCGTCTCGGAGAGCCGGCCGACGAGCTGGCCGCCCGTCTGGCCGAGACCGGCCGCCTGGTCGTGCTGACCGAGGACGACCT
It includes:
- a CDS encoding histidinol-phosphatase HisJ family protein, with amino-acid sequence MIGPVKRQRYRRLLQKLRDRRTLDNNRGRSLLDTHLHSRFSIDSRAEPADYARLAGLHDYIALEFTEHLDLDPADKSCGYYDAAGHAAALAEARRLAPRTFIGRGAELTYYPSREEEIAAYLDEVPFDYALGSVHVIDDLEANLTSRSGALEYFAATTEQEAYGRYFEHLYGAAQSGLFQALGHPDICKRYGVLFYGSFQTRRWEEELRAVFRACRLTGTGFELNVAGWGQAPAEPYPNLEGLKLAREEGVELVTVCTDAHGINRFGPLLIRRGLELLRAAGFERVYYWRERAAVPVEIADLLAGRRRSGVA
- a CDS encoding DUF1318 domain-containing protein, translated to MKSRSVLFGVVAVLLAAGCAQVEFNLELVDTKTMMENQIIGSYEELGEDVWLVSNVRSGEELPPLEELAETDPERARALTAYADSLFLDEELRRLKAAGLVGETAEGYLALTPLGVDDPFTAELVERENANRRIIFERLAAVTAELSAPDPVAEVARTYGRLFTERRLPGYWYRDAAGGWHVAD
- a CDS encoding T9SS type A sorting domain-containing protein, whose amino-acid sequence is MDDASTIELPANYGRLPESGSSTAAGPHFAPCSSFRPPLTGGIMRRLLTTLLLVGLLLLPAAASEQMTHEAIMADYEVGNISRYEELLNLTRMLKAPGELPERYRVYANDELRVSGTPIVLYVREHLDELPYEQADYIEELLLARPSSVGFVESSMYPVRMHYYDNSQISDAQDLLSYIEHSWSIETSDGGNPDRMWPPPPDYGYDYSDDYDFYFENIGGSVMGYAAPERRYTPYSDRYAYTSYIAIDVGMTESYNKSTACHELAHAVQFGTDFADTRLHETGAVYHEDVVYPGQGHDYSMVGTFQREPWKSIITSGGDIWEYGSWIWYKFLEVRHFDPDGVWYDQMYKDAIQPTGTNDPSIFESLDDMLVAKGFDIRHAFTEFSVWRLFTSIYHDNFHWPVKINAALNIDPANRHPVQCYPLTDGSVVSGKEPQKMGMNAVLFGTNNDHEMFNITFDGKDDKEYDVRIIGYRDGVDVESDVWTMDVDNEDSYGSITIPDWSPYDFIFMIVVFYNDGNLDPDDPDTGYWMGKGTYTYTARITEMDSGITDFSGAARDEGVLLSWTPTDDGRGFNVYRDGERLNSRPLEADTANYLDRDAAGGSYTLGALTVDGQEVVYGPVEVEPSYSGRALSLEQNYPNPVQGSTTISFELPEPDRVSVAVYDISGRLVSLLADEEFSAGRHELYWDAQSRPAGVYLYRLETENQSLTRRLVIDR